From the genome of Solidesulfovibrio carbinolicus, one region includes:
- a CDS encoding PIG-L deacetylase family protein encodes MFAHDARDSVLVIAAHPDDETLGCGATIARLTASGRDVHVVFAATGAAARHDAAEIASEAVAREVAALKADAGRAGAALGVASQTFLGFPDNRLDTVPLMDLAQSLKKLVADLRPGIVFTHHFGDYNWDHGRVHEATLMACRANPGEFYPRHLYSYEVLSSTERTLGAPHRLFAPNVFVDATATLDRKIAALQCYASELGVSPHPRSPEAVRQLAGVRGSSVGIHFAEAFQLLRTVHVT; translated from the coding sequence ATGTTCGCACATGATGCAAGGGACTCCGTTTTGGTCATCGCCGCCCATCCTGATGACGAAACGCTTGGGTGCGGGGCCACGATAGCCCGCCTGACCGCGTCGGGCCGGGATGTCCATGTGGTCTTCGCGGCCACCGGCGCCGCCGCGCGGCATGATGCCGCTGAGATTGCCAGCGAAGCCGTCGCGCGCGAGGTGGCCGCCCTTAAAGCCGATGCAGGCCGTGCAGGAGCCGCGCTGGGAGTCGCCTCACAAACTTTCTTGGGTTTTCCCGACAACCGACTGGACACGGTACCGCTGATGGATTTGGCCCAGAGCTTGAAAAAGCTTGTGGCCGATCTCCGGCCGGGCATCGTGTTTACCCACCACTTCGGCGACTACAACTGGGACCACGGCCGCGTGCACGAAGCCACGCTCATGGCCTGTCGGGCCAATCCCGGCGAGTTTTATCCCCGCCACTTGTACAGCTACGAGGTGCTCTCCTCCACGGAACGGACCTTGGGCGCTCCCCACCGCCTGTTCGCCCCCAATGTGTTCGTGGACGCGACCGCCACCCTGGATCGCAAGATCGCCGCCCTGCAATGCTATGCCTCGGAATTGGGCGTCTCCCCCCACCCCCGGTCCCCTGAGGCGGTGCGCCAGTTGGCCGGCGTACGCGGCAGCTCGGTTGGCATCCATTTTGCTGAAGCATTCCAGCTGCTCAGAACCGTCCATGTCACCTAA
- the pseF gene encoding pseudaminic acid cytidylyltransferase — MTDACSQTRRGNTIAVIPARGGSKRIPGKNIKPFCGKPILAYSIATARATGLFDHIVVSTDDKEIAAVARQWGGETPFLRPAGLADDFAGTNAVAAHAAEWFRQQGTAVDHVCCLYATAPLATPLYITKGFEILKERHCPFVFSVTTFPAAVQRALRLDAQGRVSALYPEFMPTRTQDLEEAYHDAAQFYWGSPEAFARLSLFDSGSSVVRLPRHLVVDIDTPEDWTLAECLYRTLVAMGEITVW; from the coding sequence ATGACGGATGCCTGCAGCCAGACTCGCCGAGGCAACACTATCGCGGTCATTCCCGCCAGGGGCGGCAGCAAACGCATTCCTGGCAAAAACATCAAACCGTTTTGCGGCAAGCCCATCCTCGCCTATTCCATCGCCACGGCCCGGGCGACCGGCCTGTTCGACCATATCGTGGTGTCCACGGACGACAAGGAAATTGCCGCAGTGGCCCGACAGTGGGGTGGCGAAACCCCCTTTCTCCGGCCGGCCGGACTGGCTGACGATTTTGCCGGCACCAACGCCGTGGCGGCTCATGCCGCCGAGTGGTTTCGGCAGCAGGGAACAGCCGTGGATCATGTCTGCTGCTTATATGCCACGGCCCCCCTGGCCACGCCCCTTTATATCACCAAGGGCTTTGAAATCCTTAAAGAGCGACACTGTCCCTTCGTCTTCTCCGTCACGACGTTTCCTGCGGCGGTCCAGCGGGCCTTGCGGCTTGATGCCCAGGGCCGGGTATCAGCTTTGTATCCGGAGTTCATGCCGACCCGGACCCAGGATCTGGAGGAAGCCTACCACGACGCAGCCCAATTCTATTGGGGCTCGCCCGAAGCGTTTGCCCGCCTGTCGCTGTTCGACTCCGGTTCTTCCGTGGTGCGATTGCCGCGCCATCTCGTTGTGGACATCGATACGCCCGAAGATTGGACGTTGGCCGAATGCCTGTACAGAACCCTTGTCGCCATGGGAGAGATAACAGTTTGGTAA
- a CDS encoding DMT family transporter translates to MNTRFLGYLTALAATVLWAGNFVVARGIAQEIPPVQLNFWRWLLALACILPFAWPKLRADWPAMKRHWRYLAAMGLVGVSLLNTFVYKAGQTTESLNMALLVPTAPVMIILLSRIVYGEPLTPRRLGGVAIVLMGVLELVSRGDWGHIASLRFLPGDLWALAGAACFALYSLFVRKRPAGISVEGFNAATFAWGLVLMLPALAVEAAAGPATSWNPRVLSGVAYAGIGCSFAAYTLWTKAIGSIGPVLAGIVYYFLPVVTAVESVWLLGEAVTAAHVLGGALIVSGILLATLDVRLLSVRPGKTV, encoded by the coding sequence TTGAACACCCGTTTCCTCGGCTATCTCACCGCTCTGGCCGCCACCGTGCTGTGGGCGGGCAATTTCGTCGTCGCCCGGGGCATCGCCCAGGAAATCCCGCCGGTGCAGCTCAATTTCTGGCGCTGGCTTTTGGCGCTGGCCTGCATCCTGCCCTTTGCCTGGCCCAAGCTGCGGGCCGATTGGCCGGCCATGAAACGCCACTGGCGCTATCTGGCCGCCATGGGCCTGGTCGGCGTCTCCTTGCTCAACACCTTCGTCTACAAGGCCGGCCAGACCACCGAGAGCCTCAACATGGCGCTCCTCGTGCCCACCGCCCCGGTCATGATCATCCTGCTCTCGCGCATCGTTTACGGCGAGCCGCTGACCCCGCGCCGCCTGGGGGGTGTGGCCATCGTGCTGATGGGGGTTTTAGAACTGGTCTCGCGCGGCGATTGGGGGCATATCGCCTCCCTTCGTTTTCTGCCCGGCGATCTCTGGGCCCTGGCCGGAGCGGCCTGCTTCGCCCTGTATTCACTGTTCGTGCGCAAGCGCCCGGCCGGCATCTCCGTAGAAGGCTTCAACGCCGCCACCTTCGCCTGGGGACTCGTCCTCATGCTGCCGGCCCTGGCCGTGGAGGCGGCCGCCGGACCGGCCACGTCCTGGAACCCGCGCGTGCTCTCCGGCGTGGCCTACGCCGGCATCGGCTGCTCGTTTGCCGCCTACACATTGTGGACCAAGGCCATCGGCTCCATCGGACCGGTGCTGGCCGGCATCGTCTATTATTTCCTGCCGGTGGTGACGGCCGTGGAGTCTGTCTGGCTGCTTGGCGAGGCCGTGACCGCCGCCCACGTGCTTGGGGGAGCGCTCATCGTCTCGGGCATCCTGCTGGCCACCCTGGACGTGCGCTTGCTGTCCGTACGGCCCGGGAAAACCGTGTAG